Proteins encoded together in one Prosthecobacter debontii window:
- a CDS encoding alkaline phosphatase family protein, giving the protein MFLRSLIFALGFTAVLCAADKDQHIILISIDGFPAWMWKDPSLPVPTLRKLASEGAQSEAMTVSNPSITWINHTTMVTGVNPQKHGVLFNGLLVRQEGNKPPRIEQWAPKNRLVHVPTIYDIAHKEGLTTAEVDWVAIKNADTIDWSFEEIPDASRPIEQEMIAAGIMTEEQVGWMTPGPQRKNMAWHDLMWTRAASHIFKSHQPNLLLYHTLNSDGTHHRYGPANMASYTALAYADRLVGDLVQAVDESGLRDKTTFVIATDHGFKKVSKFVYPNVVLKNAGYARAFGNAITQCDVAAMTQGGLCFVYVLDPARKSEMLPKLKELFASTEGIEKVIDGSEGPSLGMPTPTENQGMGDLVLYAKAGYAFNNAAAGEAVTAPSIDYGGTHGYLNSDPELDGIFIASGKGIKKGTVLSRMANLDIAPTIARLLEIEMPSMDGRVLEEILDVK; this is encoded by the coding sequence ATGTTTTTACGTTCTCTGATTTTCGCTTTGGGTTTCACGGCTGTTCTTTGCGCGGCAGACAAAGACCAGCATATCATTCTCATCAGCATTGATGGTTTTCCCGCATGGATGTGGAAAGACCCTTCTTTGCCGGTCCCAACATTACGCAAGTTGGCGTCTGAAGGGGCACAATCTGAGGCGATGACAGTCTCCAACCCCTCTATTACCTGGATCAATCACACCACCATGGTCACCGGAGTCAATCCACAAAAGCATGGCGTGCTCTTTAACGGGCTCTTGGTTCGCCAGGAGGGGAACAAACCGCCAAGGATTGAGCAATGGGCACCGAAAAACCGCCTCGTCCATGTCCCAACGATCTACGACATTGCTCACAAAGAGGGCCTCACAACCGCTGAGGTGGATTGGGTCGCTATCAAGAACGCGGATACTATTGATTGGAGCTTTGAGGAGATTCCAGATGCCAGCCGTCCAATCGAACAAGAAATGATTGCGGCAGGGATTATGACGGAAGAGCAGGTAGGATGGATGACCCCTGGGCCTCAACGTAAAAATATGGCTTGGCACGATCTCATGTGGACCCGAGCTGCCAGTCACATTTTCAAGTCACATCAGCCTAATTTGTTATTGTATCACACATTGAATTCGGATGGAACCCATCATCGCTACGGCCCGGCCAATATGGCTAGTTACACGGCCCTGGCATACGCAGATCGTTTGGTCGGCGATCTGGTGCAGGCGGTGGATGAATCTGGGTTGAGAGACAAAACGACTTTTGTGATCGCTACCGATCACGGTTTCAAAAAAGTGTCCAAGTTTGTCTATCCAAATGTGGTTCTGAAAAACGCAGGTTATGCTCGCGCATTTGGCAATGCTATCACTCAGTGTGACGTCGCTGCAATGACTCAGGGCGGTCTCTGTTTTGTCTATGTACTAGACCCTGCCAGGAAGTCTGAGATGCTGCCTAAACTCAAAGAACTCTTTGCTTCTACAGAGGGTATTGAAAAAGTCATCGACGGCAGTGAGGGGCCCTCTCTCGGTATGCCTACACCCACAGAAAACCAAGGGATGGGTGATCTTGTTCTGTATGCTAAAGCTGGCTATGCTTTTAACAACGCCGCAGCAGGTGAAGCGGTGACCGCCCCGAGCATCGATTACGGGGGCACGCATGGCTATCTCAATAGTGATCCTGAATTGGATGGCATCTTCATAGCCTCAGGCAAAGGTATCAAAAAAGGCACTGTGTTATCGCGGATGGCTAATCTGGATATCGCTCCTACAATCGCCCGACTGTTGGAAATCGAGATGCCGTCGATGGATGGCCGTGTACTGGAAGAGATCTTGGACGTAAAGTGA